TGCTGGCCCCCTGCGCCGTCGGCGGGCTGCGCGACGAGGTCGCCCCCGGCGACGTGGTGGTGCCCGACCAGATGGTCGACCGGACCTACCGCCGGGTGCCGTCGTACGTCGAGGGCGGCGCGGTGCACCTGCCCTTCGGCGACCCCTACTGCGACCGCCTGGCCGGCGCGGTGACCGGCGCGGCCGACGACGTGCGCCACGGCGGCACGATGGTCATCGTCGAGGGCCCCCGCTTCTCCACCCGCGCCGAGTCGCGCCACTACGCCGACCAGGGCTGGTCGCTGATCAACATGACCGGGCACCCCGAGGCGGCGCTGGCCCGCGAGATGCTGCAGTGCTACACCCCGATCGCGCTGGTCACCGACATGGACGCGGGGGCCGAGAGCGGCGAGGGGGTCGGCCAGGCCGAGGTCTTCGCGCGGTTCAAGGCCAACCTCGAGCGGCTCACCGGCCTGCTCACCGCCGCCATCGAGGCGCTGCCCGACCCCGAGGGCTGCTCCTGCTCGACCTGGGCGGACGACATGGAGCTCACCTACCAGGTGCCCGGGCTGTGAAGGTCCTGCTGACCGGTTCGGCCGGCTTCATCGGCGGCGCGGTCGCCGAGCGGCTCGAGGCCGACGGCGACGAGGTGGTGCGCGTCGACCTGATGCTCGACAAGGCGCACGGCGCCAGCGCCGCACCCGAGGGCACCCACCAGCTCGACGTGCGCGACGCCGACGGCTGGGGCGACCTGCTGCACGGCGTCGACGTCGTGTGCCACCAGGCGGCGATGGTCGGCGCCGGCGTCACGGTCGCCGACCTGCCGCTCTACGCCGGCCACAACGACCTCGGCACCGCCATGCTGCTCGCGGCGATGCACGAGGCAGGGGTGCACCGGCTGGTGCAGGCCTCGAGCATGGTCGTCTACGGCGAGGGCCGCTACACCTGCCCCGAGCACGGCGAGCAGGTGCCGGCCACCCGCCCCCGCGAGGCGCTCGAGGCCGGCCGCTTCGAGAACCCCTGCCCGGTGTGCGGCGAGCCGCTGGGCTGGGCGCTGGTCGACGAGGACGCCCGGCTCGAGCCGCGGTCGAGCTACGCCGCCAGCAAGGTCGCCCAGGAGCACTACGCCATCGCCTGGGTGCGCCAGGCCGGCGCCGCCGCGGTGTCGCTGCGCTACCACAACGTCTACGGCCCGCGGATGCCCCGCGACACGCCGTACTCCGGGGTGGCGGCGATGTTCCGCTCCTCGCTCGAGCGCGGCGAGGCGCCCCAGGTCTTCGAGGACGGACGCCAGGTGCGCGACTTCGTGCACGTCGACGACGTGGCCCGGGCCAACGTGGCGGCGCTGCACGCGGTCCGCGAGGCGCCCGAGGGGCACCACCGGGCCTACAACGTGGCCTCGGGCCACCCGGTCGGCATCCGCGACGTCGCGGCCCTCGTCGCGCGTGGCACCGGCAGCGACATCGAGCCCGAGGTGACCGGCGGCTACCGCCTCGGCGACGTGCGGCACGTCGTGGCCTCGCCCCAGCGGGCCACCGACGAGCTCGGCTTCACCGCGAGCGTGCACCCCGACGAGGGGCTGCCCGCCTTCGCCACCGCGCCGCTGCGCGACTGAGGGGAGGCCCGAGGGGGGGCACCGGGCCTCCTCACCAGGACGTGTAGAGCAGGTGCTGGACCACCAGCGCCCAGCCCACCTGCAGCCCCAGGCCCCAGCGCCGCCAGGCGCCGGGCAGCAGGGCCGCGGCGATGGTCAGCCACGGCATGAACGGCAGCCAGATCCGCTCGACCTCCGACTTGCTCATCCGCGACAGGTCGGCGACCGCGACCGCGACCACCGCCCCGAGCACCAGCACGGCCACGGTGCGGGTGCCCGGCCCCAGCGCGTCGTCGCGCAGCAGCCGCGCCCGGGCGCCGGCGTGGGCCAGCGCGGCGCCCACCAGCGGTCCGGCGCTGACCGCGAGCGCGGCCAGGTTGCCCCACATCCAGTACCAGGCCGGCCGGTCGCCGGCGATGCCGTCCCAGTAGCGCTCGGTGAGCACCGGGTAGGCCTCCCACCACGCGAAGCCGGCCGCGGCCATCGCCAGCACCGGCACCAGCGCGGCGAGCACGGCCACGGGCAGCGGGCGCCACGAGCGGGCCGCGACGAGGACCGCGAGGGCGACCGCGCCCATCAGCCCCATGCCGTAGGAGAGCAGCACGCTGCAGCCCAGCACGAGGCCGGCGGCCGCCGACCAGCCGATCCAGGCCCGGCCGCCGGCCACCGCCCCGCGGGCCAGCAGGGCGAGCCCGGCCGCGGTGATGGCGGTGAAGACGGCGTCGGCCGAGACGGCCATGAAGACGGCCGTGGGGGAGAGGACCAGGAAGGGGGCCGCGCGGCGTGCCAGCGCCTCCGCGTCGAGGGTGCGCAGCAGCGCCAGCACCGACAGCGCCGTCGTGGCGCCCACGAGCGTGACCACCATGCCGGCGGCGAAGGAGCCGCCCAGGCCCACGCGCACCAGCCCGACGAAGAACAGCAGCGCCAGCGGCGGGTGGCCGGCCGCCTGCGTGGGCCAGTTGTCGGGGTGGCTGTAGGGGATCCGGTCGACGTAGGTGCGCAGCATCTCCGGCACGTCGTCGACCTCGCGGGCGCTGGGCAGGTACTCCGAGGAGTGGTCGAGCACCCGGGCGACACCCTCGGTGCCGTCGACGAACGCGAGCGAGAGCATCCACGCCAGCGCGACGGCGTACGACGCCACGAGCAGCCGGCCCCACGACGCCGTCGCGGCGAAGCGGGGGAACCAGCCCAGCCCGACGACGGCGACCAGGACGGCCGGGGCGGTGCCGGGGCCGAGCAGCTTGGGGTCCCAGAAGCCGTGCAGCGGCGGTGAGGCCCACGGGTGCGCCGAACGGCTCGCCCGGCTCCAGGTCTCCCAGTCGAGCAGGACCGGCAGCGCGAAGGCCGCCACGACCAGCACCAGCGTCAGCACGAGCCCCGTGGAGGCGGCGCGGGAGCGCTGGGCGGGCTCGGTGGCTCGGGTGGGCATGCCCAGACCCTAGAGGCGCGGCCACGAGGGGGGTGGGACGCGCCCGTCTAGGCTCCCAGCCATGCCCCTCGCCGACCTCGTCCTGCCCTGCCGCGACGAGGCGCCCGCCCTCGAGGCGCTGCTGCCCCGCGTGCCGTCCGAGTTCGCGGTCGTCGTCGTCGACAACGGCTCGCGCGACGCGACCGCCGAGGTCGCCGCGCGGCTGGGGGCCACGGTGGTGCACGAGAGTGTGCCGGGCTACGGCGCCGCGGTCCACGCCGGCCTGCTCGCCGCCACCCACGACTACGTCGCGTTCATGGACGGCGACGGCAGCTTCGACCCCGACGAGCTGCTGGTGCTGCTCGACGACGTGGTCTCCGGTCGGGCCGACGTCGCGGTGGGGCGGCGCCGACCGGTCACCCGGGGGGTGTGGCCCTGGCACGCGCGGATGGGCAACGCTCTGATCGTCGCCTGGCTGAGACGGAGGATCACGATGGACGCGCACGACATCGCCCCCATGCGGGTCGCCCGCCGGCAGGCGCTGCTCGACCTCGGCGTCGAGGACCGTCGCTTCGGCTACCCCGTCGAGCTGCTGCAGAAGCTCACGCTGGCCGGCTGGCGCGTCAGCGAGCACGACGTCGCCTACCACCCCCGCGCCGAGGGCACCCGCTCGAAGGTCTCCGGCTCGGTCAAGGGGACCCTGCGCACCGCCCGCGACTTCTGGCGGGTGCTCTCGTGACCGGCGGGGCGCCGCTGCGGGTCCTGGTCGTCGCCAAGGCCCCGGTCGCGGGTCGCGTCAAGACCCGCCTCGGTGCCGACGTGGGCGACGACGTGGCCGCCGAGGTCGCCGCCGCCTGCCTGCTCGACACCCTCGAGGCGGCCAGCGCCGCCGTCGGCGCCGAGCACTGCCACCTCAGCCTCGCCGGCGACCTAACGGGGGCCGTGCGCGGCGAGGAGATCCTCGCCGCCACCCGCGGATGGCGCACCACCGCCCAGGTCGGCGACGGCTTCGACGAGCGCCTCGCCCACGCGCACGCCGCGGTGGCCGCCAGCGGACCCGGCCCGGTGGTCCAGGTGGGCATGGACACCCCCCAGGTCACCGCCGGGCTGCTGCTAGACGCTGCCGCACCGCTCGCCACGCACGACGCCGTGCTCGGGCCCGCCGACGACGGCGGCTGGTGGGTGCTCGCCCTGCGCGACCCGGCCGCCGCCAGCGTGCTGGCCGGCGTCGAGATGTCCACCCCGACGACGTACGACGACACGCGGGCGGCGCTGGAGGGCGCCGGGCTGTCCGTGGGCGGCACCCGGGTGCTGCGCGACGTCGACACGGTCGACGACGCCGAGGCCGTGCTGGGCGAGATCGCCCCCGGCAGCCGGTTCGCCGGCGCGTGGCGGGGGCTGGTGGCGCCGTGAGCGTGCGCGACGAGCCCTTCACCAGCGTCTTCGCGATGGCGCTGCAGGGCACGCCCTGCCGGGTGGTGGGCCTCGACGGCGGGCCCTCCGACCTGCCGATGGGCGAGTGGACCCGGGAGGCCGACGCCGACGACCTGGCCCTCCTCGCCCTGTGCCAGGGCCCCACCCTCGACATCGGCTGCGGGCCCGGTCGGATGGCCGCGGCCCTGGCGCGCCTGGGCCACGCCGTGCTCGGCATCGACGTGGTGCCCGAGGCCGTCGAGCAGACCAGGCGTCGCGGGGCGCTGGCCATGCTGCGCGACCTCTACGACGACCTCCCCGGCGAGGGGCGGTGGCACACGGCCCTGCTGGCCGACGGCAACGTCGGCATCGGTGGCGACCCGGTGGCGCTGCTGCGCCGGGCGGGCGCGCTGCTCGGCCCCGGTGGCCGCGTCGTGGTCGAGGTGGCGGCGCCCGGGGTGGCGCTGAGCACCCGGTGGGTCAGCCTCGAGACCGGCGAGGCGCGCAGCCGACCGTTCCTGTGGTCGGTGCTCGGCGTCGACGACGTCCACGACGTCGCCGCGCAGGCAGGCCTGCGGGTCGAGTCGTGCCGGTCGGTCGGCAGCGGGCGGCGCTGGGCCGCGGTGCTGCAGGCCGACCGATGACCCCGCCGCGGCTGCCGAGCCCGGCGGCACTGCCCGACGAGACGTCGTTCTCCTCGCGGCTGCGCAGCGCAGCGGTCTCGGCGCGGGTGGGCACCGTGCTCGGCGTCTGCTTCGCCGTGGCCTTCCTCACCGGCCTGGTCAGCCACTACGCGCAGAACCCGTCCCAGCCGGTGCCCTTCCCGACCAGCCCGGCCTGGGGCTACCGCCTCACCCAGGGCCTGCACGTCATCAGCGGCACCGCCGCGGTGCCGCTGCTGCTGGTCAAGCTCTGGACCGTCTACCCGCTCCTGCTGGCCCGGCCCTCGCTGCGGCTGCGGCGCCTGGTCGTCGAGCTCGCCGAGCGCCTGTCCATCCTGCTGCTCGTGGGGGCCGCGCTCTTCCTGCTCGTCACCGGGCTGCAGAACGTCAGCCACTGGTACCCCTGGGCCTTCTCCTTCCGCTCCACCCACTACGCGATGGCCTGGATCGCCATCGGGGCCCTGGTGCTGCACGTCGCGGTGAAGCTGCCGGTCATCCGGCACGCGCTGGGCCACGACGTCGACGACACCACCCACGACCGCAGCGAGCACGGCGACCACGAGGGCCGGTTGAGCCGCCGCGGGCTGCTGCGTGCGACCTGGGTGGCCACCGGGGCGGTGGTCCTGGCCACGGCGGGCTCGACCGTGCCGTGGCTGCGCCGGGTCTCGGTCCTGGCCGTCCGCTCGGGCGAGGGCCCGCAGGGCGTGCCCGTCAACAAGACCGCGGAGGACGCGGGCGTCACCGACCTGGCGCGCGACCCCGGCTACCGCCTCGAGGTCGTCAACGGCGCGCGCAGCGTGTCGCTGACCCGCGAGGACCTGCTGGCCCTGCCGCAGCGCAGCGAGGAGCTGCCGATCGCGTGCGTCGAGGGCTGGAGCGCCTCGGGCACCTGGAGCGGGGTGCGCCTGCGCGACCTGCTCGACCTGGTCGAGGCGCCCCCGGGCTCCGAGGTCGTGCTCCGCTCGCTGCAGGAGTCCGGGCCCTTCCGGGTGACGCTGCTGCCGGCCAACTTCGCCGACGACGACCGCACCCTGGTCGCGCTGGGGCTGGCGGGGGAGGAGCTCGACATCGACCACGGCTACCCGGCCCGGCTGATCGCCCCCAACCGTCCCGGGGTGCTCCAGACCAAGTGGCTGGGCACGATCGAGGTGCGCACGTGAGCGGGGTGCGCGCGGTGGGCCCGGGGCGCCTGGTGCTCGGTGCCCTCGGTGCTGCCGTGACGGCGTACGGCGCCTGGCTGCTGTGGTCGCGCCGCGAACCGGCCGACGTGCTCGACGCGGCCGTGTGGGCCGGCGGCGCGGTGCTGGTGCACGACGTGCTGCTGGCGGCGGTGCTCGTGGTGGCAGGCTTCGTGCTGGCCCGCCTGGTGCCGCGCGTCGCGCGGGGGCCGGTGGCGGCCGGGGGCGTGGTGCTGGGCAGCCTGACGCTGGTGGCGGTGCCGGTGCTGGGCGGGTTCGGGCGGCGCACCGACCCGACCAACGAGACCCTGCTCGACCGCGACTACGTCGCCGGCTGGCTGGTGCTCGCGGGGCTGGTGGTGCTCGTGGTGCTGCTGGTGGTGGCGGCCCGCGTGCTGGTGACCCGGCGCACGCGACGCGGCGGCGACACGCCGACCTGACGTCCCACCTCGAACAGGTGTTCGGCATACTGTGGTCGTACAGGTGGCGTGTGGGACACCGTTCTCCACAGGCCCGGGTCGACAGGTCCGGGCTTGTCGGTGGGCCCCTCTAGCGTCGGCCACGACGACAGACAACTGGAACGACCGCGGTGCCGCAGGCGCCGCCCACGGACGGAGACATCATGGCTGGTGCAGACCGCGACAAGGCGCTCGACGCCGCACTGCTCAACATCGAGAAGCAGTTCGGCAAGGGGTCGGTGATGCGCCTCGGTGACGAGACGCGCGCCCCCCTCGAGGTGATCCCGACGGGCTCGATCGCCCTCGACGTGGCCCTGGGCCTCGGTGGCCTGCCGCGCGGGCGCGTGGTGGAGATCTACGGCCCGGAGTCCTCGGGCAAGACGACGGTCGCCCTGCACGCGGTGGCCAACGCCCAGCGTGCCGGCGGCATCGTGGCCTTCATCGACGCCGAGCACGCCCTCGACCCCGAGTACGCCAAGAACCTCGGTGTCGACACCGACGCCCTGCTGGTCTCCCAGCCCGACTCCGGTGAGCAGGCGCTCGAGATCGCCGACATGCTGATCCGCTCGGGCGCGCTCGACCTGATCGTCATCGACTCGGTCGCGGCGCTGGTGCCCCGCGCCGAGATCGAGGGCGAGATGGGCGACAGCCACGTCGGCCTCCAGGCCCGCCTGATGAGCCAGGCGCTGCGCAAGATGACCGGTGCCCTCAACAACTCCGGCACCACCGCGATCTTCATCAACCAGCTGCGCGAGAAGATCGGCGTGATGTTCGGCTCGCCCGAGACCACCACCGGTGGTCGCGCGCTGAAGTTCTACTCCTCGGTGCGCCTCGACGTGCGCCGCATCGAGACGCTCAAGGACGGCCAGGACATGGTCGGCAACCGCACCCGCTGCAAGGTCGTCAAGAACAAGGTCGCGCCGCCCTTCAAGCAGGCCGAGTTCGACATCATGTACGGCAAGGGCATCAGCCGCGAGGGCGGCCTGATCGACGTCGGCGTCGAGGCGGGCCTCGTGCGCAAGGCCGGTGCCTGGTACACCTACGACGGCGACCAGCTGGGCCAGGGCAAGGAGAACGCGCGGACCTTCCTGCGCGACAACCCCGACCTGGCCAACGAGCTGGAGAAGAAGATCCTCGAGAAGCTGGGCGTCGGCCCGCAGGTCGACGCCGAGGCGCCCGCCGAGGCCGACCCGGTGGGCGTCGACGACTTCTGAGCCGGAGGCACGACGACGTGGGTGACCTGCGCGAGGACCGTCCGCCGCCCGACTGGGCGGGGGACGTGTCCCTCGGCGTGGACGCCTGGACCCAGCGCGAGGAGCCGGCGGGCCCACCACCGGCGGTGCCGGCCGACCCGGCCGCCGACGGCCCGGAGGCCGACCCCGAGTCGGTCGCGCGCACCATCCTGCTCGACCAGCTGACCGGGCGGGCGCGCAGCCGCAAGGAGCTGGCCGACAAGCTGGCCGCCAAGCTGGTGCCCGAGGAGATCGCGACCCGGCTGCTCGACCGCTTCGAGGAGGTCGGGCTCGTCGACGACGAGGCCTTCGCCCGGGCCTGGGTCGCCGCGCGCGGGCCGGGGGAGCACGCGACGGGTCGGCGGCTGGCGCCGCGGGCCC
The Nocardioides marinisabuli genome window above contains:
- a CDS encoding S-methyl-5'-thioadenosine phosphorylase; the encoded protein is MNETRADVAVIGGTGFYSFLEDPETVRVETPYGDPSAPVSIGTVAGRRVAFLPRHGTAHEYAPHTIPYRANLWALRSLGVRQVLAPCAVGGLRDEVAPGDVVVPDQMVDRTYRRVPSYVEGGAVHLPFGDPYCDRLAGAVTGAADDVRHGGTMVIVEGPRFSTRAESRHYADQGWSLINMTGHPEAALAREMLQCYTPIALVTDMDAGAESGEGVGQAEVFARFKANLERLTGLLTAAIEALPDPEGCSCSTWADDMELTYQVPGL
- a CDS encoding NAD-dependent epimerase/dehydratase family protein, whose protein sequence is MKVLLTGSAGFIGGAVAERLEADGDEVVRVDLMLDKAHGASAAPEGTHQLDVRDADGWGDLLHGVDVVCHQAAMVGAGVTVADLPLYAGHNDLGTAMLLAAMHEAGVHRLVQASSMVVYGEGRYTCPEHGEQVPATRPREALEAGRFENPCPVCGEPLGWALVDEDARLEPRSSYAASKVAQEHYAIAWVRQAGAAAVSLRYHNVYGPRMPRDTPYSGVAAMFRSSLERGEAPQVFEDGRQVRDFVHVDDVARANVAALHAVREAPEGHHRAYNVASGHPVGIRDVAALVARGTGSDIEPEVTGGYRLGDVRHVVASPQRATDELGFTASVHPDEGLPAFATAPLRD
- a CDS encoding glycosyltransferase family 2 protein gives rise to the protein MPLADLVLPCRDEAPALEALLPRVPSEFAVVVVDNGSRDATAEVAARLGATVVHESVPGYGAAVHAGLLAATHDYVAFMDGDGSFDPDELLVLLDDVVSGRADVAVGRRRPVTRGVWPWHARMGNALIVAWLRRRITMDAHDIAPMRVARRQALLDLGVEDRRFGYPVELLQKLTLAGWRVSEHDVAYHPRAEGTRSKVSGSVKGTLRTARDFWRVLS
- a CDS encoding TIGR04282 family arsenosugar biosynthesis glycosyltransferase; this encodes MTGGAPLRVLVVAKAPVAGRVKTRLGADVGDDVAAEVAAACLLDTLEAASAAVGAEHCHLSLAGDLTGAVRGEEILAATRGWRTTAQVGDGFDERLAHAHAAVAASGPGPVVQVGMDTPQVTAGLLLDAAAPLATHDAVLGPADDGGWWVLALRDPAAASVLAGVEMSTPTTYDDTRAALEGAGLSVGGTRVLRDVDTVDDAEAVLGEIAPGSRFAGAWRGLVAP
- a CDS encoding class I SAM-dependent methyltransferase, translating into MSVRDEPFTSVFAMALQGTPCRVVGLDGGPSDLPMGEWTREADADDLALLALCQGPTLDIGCGPGRMAAALARLGHAVLGIDVVPEAVEQTRRRGALAMLRDLYDDLPGEGRWHTALLADGNVGIGGDPVALLRRAGALLGPGGRVVVEVAAPGVALSTRWVSLETGEARSRPFLWSVLGVDDVHDVAAQAGLRVESCRSVGSGRRWAAVLQADR
- a CDS encoding molybdopterin-dependent oxidoreductase — protein: MTPPRLPSPAALPDETSFSSRLRSAAVSARVGTVLGVCFAVAFLTGLVSHYAQNPSQPVPFPTSPAWGYRLTQGLHVISGTAAVPLLLVKLWTVYPLLLARPSLRLRRLVVELAERLSILLLVGAALFLLVTGLQNVSHWYPWAFSFRSTHYAMAWIAIGALVLHVAVKLPVIRHALGHDVDDTTHDRSEHGDHEGRLSRRGLLRATWVATGAVVLATAGSTVPWLRRVSVLAVRSGEGPQGVPVNKTAEDAGVTDLARDPGYRLEVVNGARSVSLTREDLLALPQRSEELPIACVEGWSASGTWSGVRLRDLLDLVEAPPGSEVVLRSLQESGPFRVTLLPANFADDDRTLVALGLAGEELDIDHGYPARLIAPNRPGVLQTKWLGTIEVRT
- the recA gene encoding recombinase RecA, which translates into the protein MAGADRDKALDAALLNIEKQFGKGSVMRLGDETRAPLEVIPTGSIALDVALGLGGLPRGRVVEIYGPESSGKTTVALHAVANAQRAGGIVAFIDAEHALDPEYAKNLGVDTDALLVSQPDSGEQALEIADMLIRSGALDLIVIDSVAALVPRAEIEGEMGDSHVGLQARLMSQALRKMTGALNNSGTTAIFINQLREKIGVMFGSPETTTGGRALKFYSSVRLDVRRIETLKDGQDMVGNRTRCKVVKNKVAPPFKQAEFDIMYGKGISREGGLIDVGVEAGLVRKAGAWYTYDGDQLGQGKENARTFLRDNPDLANELEKKILEKLGVGPQVDAEAPAEADPVGVDDF
- a CDS encoding regulatory protein RecX → MGDLREDRPPPDWAGDVSLGVDAWTQREEPAGPPPAVPADPAADGPEADPESVARTILLDQLTGRARSRKELADKLAAKLVPEEIATRLLDRFEEVGLVDDEAFARAWVAARGPGEHATGRRLAPRALAQELRRKGVDDALVKEVLEDVDPDDEEQSARVLVRKKLRSVARVDDTTATRRLVGMLARKGYGSSLAFCVVREELAGRERPDEQQPDQPEE